From Salipiger profundus, a single genomic window includes:
- a CDS encoding DUF2059 domain-containing protein, with protein MFLRTVACALTTALAWPATADPEDPADAVLDALRLPEILEVMREEGLAYGNEMARDLTAGAPSEGWEDTVSSIYDIEAMEETVRARFSETFGDTDANRILEFFSGDTGQRIVELELSARRALIDDDVEQSAREVFRGLDGASDHPRLDLVEEFVEANDLLEANVTGGMNASYQFYLGMVDGGAFDMAEDEILREVWSQEAETRADTREWLYGYLLMAYGPLPLEDLQDYVALSSSAPGRAMNAALFAGFNEMYDRISYALGLAAAQELAAEEL; from the coding sequence ATGTTCCTGCGCACAGTTGCCTGCGCCCTGACCACGGCTCTTGCCTGGCCCGCGACCGCCGATCCGGAGGACCCGGCCGATGCCGTTCTCGACGCGCTGCGCCTGCCCGAGATCCTGGAGGTGATGCGCGAGGAGGGGCTCGCTTACGGGAACGAGATGGCACGCGACCTGACAGCCGGCGCCCCGTCCGAGGGGTGGGAGGACACGGTGTCGTCGATCTACGACATAGAGGCCATGGAAGAGACCGTGCGGGCCCGGTTCTCTGAAACGTTCGGCGACACCGACGCCAACCGCATCCTCGAGTTCTTTTCCGGGGACACCGGGCAGCGCATCGTCGAGCTCGAGCTTTCCGCCCGCCGGGCGCTGATCGACGATGATGTCGAGCAATCGGCCCGAGAGGTCTTCCGCGGGCTCGATGGCGCGTCGGATCATCCGCGCCTCGACCTCGTGGAGGAATTCGTCGAGGCCAACGATCTTCTTGAGGCCAATGTCACGGGCGGAATGAATGCCAGCTACCAGTTCTACCTCGGGATGGTCGACGGCGGGGCTTTCGACATGGCCGAGGACGAGATCCTGCGCGAGGTGTGGTCGCAGGAGGCCGAGACCCGCGCGGACACGCGGGAATGGCTCTACGGATACCTGCTCATGGCCTACGGCCCCCTGCCGCTGGAGGATCTGCAGGATTACGTTGCCTTGTCGAGCAGCGCGCCCGGCCGCGCCATGAATGCCGCGCTGTTCGCGGGGTTCAACGAGATGTATGACCGGATTTCATATGCGCTGGGGCTTGCGGCGGCGCAGGAGTTGGCCGCGGAGGAACTCTAG
- a CDS encoding 50S ribosomal protein L21 → MFAVMKTGGKQYKVQAGDVLRVEKLAADAGETVQFNDILMLGGDKVVVGAPLVAGAAVQAEVVDQVKGDKVIHFVKRRRKHSSQRTKGHRQKLTLLRVTEILAEGADASGVKAAVGAGSVSAADAPKAAAAPAAASGDDLTQITGVGPAAAKKLNEAGITTFAELAAVDPETFEAAKVKPEWVEQAKTLA, encoded by the coding sequence ATGTTCGCGGTGATGAAAACCGGCGGCAAGCAATACAAGGTCCAAGCGGGCGACGTGCTCCGCGTGGAGAAGCTGGCCGCAGACGCGGGTGAAACCGTGCAGTTCAACGACATCCTGATGCTCGGCGGCGACAAGGTCGTCGTGGGCGCGCCGCTGGTGGCAGGTGCCGCCGTGCAGGCCGAGGTCGTCGACCAGGTCAAGGGTGACAAGGTCATCCACTTCGTGAAGCGTCGCCGCAAGCACAGCTCGCAGCGCACGAAGGGCCACCGCCAGAAGCTGACGCTGCTGCGCGTGACCGAGATCCTCGCCGAAGGTGCGGATGCATCCGGCGTCAAGGCCGCGGTCGGCGCGGGCTCCGTGTCCGCCGCAGACGCGCCGAAGGCAGCTGCCGCTCCGGCCGCCGCATCGGGCGACGACCTGACCCAGATCACCGGTGTCGGCCCCGCCGCCGCCAAGAAGCTCAACGAGGCCGGCATCACGACCTTCGCCGAGCTCGCCGCAGTGGACCCCGAGACCTTCGAGGCCGCCAAGGTGAAGCCCGAGTGGGTCGAGCAGGCCAAGACTCTCGCATAA
- the rpmA gene encoding 50S ribosomal protein L27 encodes MAHKKAGGSSRNGRDSAGRRLGVKLYGGQDATPGNIIIRQRGTKFWPGQGVGMGKDHTIFATEAGSVTFRKGLKGRTFVSVLPVAEAAE; translated from the coding sequence ATGGCACATAAAAAAGCAGGCGGTTCGTCCCGTAACGGCCGCGACTCCGCCGGCCGCCGTCTTGGCGTGAAGCTTTACGGTGGTCAGGACGCGACCCCGGGCAACATCATCATCCGTCAGCGCGGCACCAAGTTCTGGCCGGGCCAGGGCGTCGGCATGGGCAAGGATCACACGATCTTTGCCACCGAAGCCGGTTCCGTGACCTTCCGCAAGGGCCTGAAGGGACGCACCTTCGTATCCGTCCTTCCGGTGGCGGAGGCTGCCGAGTAA
- a CDS encoding GNAT family N-acetyltransferase translates to MNLDQLKMPERPDPVALQAEIPAERFVLRPLRRSDAGLIRLYTSDERVARMTTSIPHPLPPGATEAYIARATAADRVEDVWALDASGQGGSEVLGVISLERLEGNQSEIGYWIAPPYWNTGHASEAVQAVIDANPNRSATFFASVFQDNPASARVLTNCGFEYIGDAEAYCVVRKAKVPTWTYLRRLG, encoded by the coding sequence ATGAATCTGGACCAGTTGAAAATGCCCGAGCGGCCCGACCCGGTCGCGTTGCAGGCGGAGATTCCGGCCGAACGTTTCGTGCTGCGTCCGCTGCGCCGCTCGGACGCCGGTCTGATCAGGCTCTACACCAGTGACGAGCGCGTTGCGCGCATGACGACCTCGATACCGCATCCGCTTCCGCCCGGGGCGACCGAAGCCTACATTGCCCGCGCCACCGCGGCGGACAGGGTCGAGGATGTCTGGGCGCTGGATGCTTCGGGGCAGGGCGGTTCCGAGGTTCTCGGCGTGATTTCGCTCGAGCGGCTCGAAGGCAACCAGAGCGAGATCGGCTATTGGATCGCCCCACCTTACTGGAACACCGGCCACGCTTCGGAAGCAGTCCAGGCGGTCATCGACGCGAACCCAAATCGCTCGGCAACGTTCTTTGCCAGCGTCTTTCAGGACAATCCGGCCTCGGCGCGGGTTCTGACGAATTGCGGGTTCGAATACATCGGAGACGCCGAAGCCTATTGCGTGGTGCGCAAGGCCAAGGTTCCGACCTGGACCTATCTGCGTCGCCTGGGCTAA
- a CDS encoding YcbK family protein — protein MTENSAGGLTRRGLLGAFAATIVTAAPTYASAAGFLRGGGDVRRVKMYSGRTGEKIDMIYWIEGQYIPEALKEINYFMRDWRTNDVKTIDARTIDIMAAAHNLMDTSEPYMLISGYRCPKTNAMLRARSSGVAKNSRHLRGEAADLHLNSRSVNQIAKAAQACKAGGVGRYTSSNFVHMDCGPVRSWGS, from the coding sequence ATGACAGAAAACTCCGCAGGCGGCCTCACGCGCCGCGGCCTTCTTGGCGCATTCGCAGCCACGATCGTCACAGCAGCTCCGACCTATGCCAGCGCAGCAGGCTTCCTGCGCGGCGGCGGCGATGTTCGCCGGGTCAAGATGTATTCCGGACGCACCGGCGAGAAGATCGACATGATTTACTGGATCGAAGGTCAGTACATCCCTGAAGCTCTCAAGGAAATCAACTACTTCATGCGCGACTGGCGCACGAACGACGTCAAGACCATCGACGCTCGGACCATCGACATCATGGCCGCGGCGCACAACCTGATGGATACGAGCGAGCCTTACATGCTGATCTCGGGCTACCGTTGTCCGAAGACCAACGCGATGCTCCGCGCTCGCAGTTCGGGTGTGGCCAAGAACTCGCGCCATCTCCGGGGCGAGGCAGCGGACCTTCACCTCAACTCGCGCTCCGTCAACCAGATCGCCAAGGCCGCTCAGGCTTGCAAGGCAGGCGGCGTCGGACGTTATACCTCCTCCAACTTCGTTCACATGGACTGCGGCCCGGTCCGTAGCTGGGGGAGCTGA
- a CDS encoding L,D-transpeptidase family protein: MTTARFQTSYCVRAGFAAALAGAWFLAATPQPAAAQGLALTAYKQAVAESVSEDEGLASFYRARGFEPVWTGTDAQSSARRAALLDALSQAEMHGLPVSRYDAAGLMAQMRSVRGDRARGQLEITLSETYLRYAHDLNGGVLDGRRVNSGTKRGPQRLPSEALLERLEQGDPQVVLKGLAPQGPEYTRLMRAKLTLEQEIARGGWGQAVTGDKFEPGQSGPAVVALRDRLAAMGYLARSASPRYDGALSDAVAQFQTDHGLKVDGIAGPSTLAEINVPAVDRLKSVIVAMERERWLNAPEGLGKRHVLVNVADFQTRIIDDGKTTFETRSVVGHRDADRQTPEFSDTMEHMVINPSWYVPRSIVVKEYLPMLRRNPGAVSHLEITDSRGRRVNRGRGFSQYTKANFPFSMRQPPGPRNALGQVKFMFPNKYNIYLHDTPAKHLFNETERAYSHGCVRLGDPKDFAYALLSLQTDDPQGLFERKLRTQSEARVNLEQPVPVHLIYRTAFTKAKGPVNFRKDIYGRDAKLWDALSAAGVALAAPRS; the protein is encoded by the coding sequence ATGACGACAGCGCGTTTCCAGACATCCTATTGCGTAAGGGCCGGATTTGCCGCGGCCCTGGCCGGGGCGTGGTTCCTTGCCGCGACACCGCAGCCTGCAGCCGCCCAAGGGCTCGCGCTGACCGCCTACAAACAGGCCGTCGCCGAGTCCGTGTCGGAAGACGAAGGGCTTGCCTCCTTCTATCGCGCCCGGGGCTTCGAGCCGGTCTGGACCGGGACCGATGCACAGTCCTCCGCCCGTCGCGCCGCGCTTCTGGATGCCCTGAGCCAGGCCGAGATGCACGGACTTCCCGTGTCCCGTTATGACGCGGCCGGCCTGATGGCCCAGATGCGTTCGGTCCGTGGGGACCGGGCGAGGGGCCAACTCGAGATCACGCTCAGTGAAACCTACCTGCGTTACGCGCATGACCTGAACGGCGGCGTGCTCGACGGCCGTCGTGTGAACAGCGGAACCAAGCGCGGCCCGCAACGTCTGCCGTCGGAGGCGCTGCTCGAGCGCCTCGAGCAGGGGGATCCGCAAGTCGTCCTCAAGGGGCTCGCGCCGCAGGGGCCGGAATACACGCGACTCATGCGGGCCAAGCTGACCTTGGAGCAGGAAATCGCGCGCGGCGGCTGGGGGCAGGCCGTCACAGGCGACAAGTTCGAGCCGGGTCAGTCCGGTCCGGCCGTCGTCGCACTGCGGGACCGGCTTGCTGCGATGGGCTACCTCGCACGCTCCGCGTCGCCGCGATACGACGGTGCCCTGAGCGATGCAGTCGCCCAGTTCCAGACGGATCACGGGCTCAAGGTCGATGGTATCGCCGGCCCGTCCACGCTGGCCGAAATCAACGTGCCGGCGGTCGACCGGCTGAAGTCGGTCATCGTCGCGATGGAACGTGAACGCTGGCTCAATGCGCCGGAGGGGCTCGGTAAGCGGCACGTTCTCGTGAACGTCGCCGACTTCCAGACCCGGATCATCGATGACGGCAAGACGACCTTCGAAACCCGTTCGGTCGTCGGGCACAGGGACGCGGATCGTCAGACTCCCGAGTTCTCCGACACCATGGAACACATGGTCATCAACCCGTCGTGGTATGTGCCGCGGTCGATCGTCGTGAAGGAGTACCTTCCGATGCTGCGGCGTAATCCCGGTGCGGTCAGCCATCTCGAGATCACCGACAGCCGGGGGCGCCGGGTGAACCGGGGTCGTGGCTTCTCGCAGTATACCAAGGCGAACTTTCCGTTCTCGATGCGACAGCCGCCGGGGCCGCGCAACGCGCTTGGTCAGGTGAAGTTCATGTTCCCGAACAAGTACAACATCTACCTGCACGACACTCCGGCGAAGCATCTCTTCAACGAGACGGAGCGCGCCTACTCGCATGGCTGCGTTCGGCTGGGCGACCCCAAGGACTTCGCCTATGCGCTGCTCTCGCTGCAGACGGACGATCCGCAGGGTCTCTTCGAGCGCAAGTTGCGCACCCAGAGTGAGGCCCGCGTGAACCTCGAGCAGCCCGTGCCGGTGCACCTGATCTATCGCACCGCCTTCACCAAGGCGAAGGGCCCGGTCAACTTCCGCAAGGACATCTACGGTCGCGACGCAAAGCTTTGGGATGCCCTCTCGGCTGCGGGGGTGGCGCTGGCGGCACCGCGCAGCTAG
- the lpxD gene encoding UDP-3-O-(3-hydroxymyristoyl)glucosamine N-acyltransferase, which yields MPYSIFDIATALGLEAQGDTDLEVSGVNEPALAASDELALAMKPEFAAQIADGQAQAAMLWQGADWQALGLRAALLAPRPRHALSGLSAMMDPGPGYGGGIHQSAIVDPSARLGEGVSIGPFSIVGAGAEIGAGTIIGPQCHVGWQSRVGAGSLLHTGVRIGARVTIGARFIAQPGAVVGGDGFSFVTPEPSGVEQVRETLGRENDAEAQSWARIHSLGGVTIADDVELGANACIDRGTVRDTVVGEGTKIDNLVQVGHNVVIGRNCLLCGQVGIAGSTVLGDNVVLGGQTGVVDNIRVGDRVITGAGTMLMANVPAGRAMLGYPATKMDAHVESYKAIRRLPRLFREVAALKKAVSKPGGDG from the coding sequence ATGCCCTACAGCATTTTCGACATCGCCACTGCGCTCGGGCTCGAAGCGCAGGGTGACACCGACCTCGAGGTGAGCGGCGTCAACGAGCCGGCGCTGGCGGCGTCCGACGAACTGGCGCTGGCGATGAAGCCCGAGTTCGCCGCGCAGATTGCCGACGGCCAGGCGCAGGCGGCGATGCTGTGGCAGGGCGCCGACTGGCAGGCGCTGGGGCTGCGCGCCGCGCTGCTGGCGCCGCGCCCGCGGCACGCGCTCTCCGGTCTGTCGGCCATGATGGACCCGGGGCCGGGCTACGGCGGCGGCATTCATCAATCGGCCATCGTCGACCCTTCGGCCCGGCTGGGCGAGGGTGTCTCGATCGGTCCCTTCAGCATCGTCGGCGCCGGCGCCGAGATCGGGGCCGGCACGATCATCGGCCCGCAGTGCCACGTGGGCTGGCAGAGTCGCGTCGGCGCGGGCTCGCTTCTGCATACCGGTGTCCGCATCGGCGCCCGCGTCACCATCGGCGCGCGTTTCATCGCGCAGCCCGGGGCCGTGGTCGGCGGCGACGGATTTTCCTTCGTGACCCCCGAGCCTTCGGGCGTCGAGCAGGTCCGCGAAACGCTTGGGCGCGAGAACGACGCCGAGGCCCAGAGCTGGGCTCGCATCCATTCGCTGGGCGGCGTGACCATCGCCGACGACGTCGAACTCGGGGCGAACGCCTGCATCGACCGGGGAACCGTGCGCGACACGGTGGTCGGCGAGGGCACCAAGATCGACAACCTCGTGCAGGTCGGCCACAACGTGGTGATCGGCCGCAACTGCCTGCTCTGCGGACAGGTCGGGATCGCCGGCTCGACCGTGCTGGGCGACAACGTGGTGCTTGGCGGGCAGACCGGCGTGGTCGACAACATCCGCGTCGGCGACCGGGTCATCACCGGGGCCGGCACCATGCTCATGGCAAACGTGCCGGCGGGCCGCGCGATGCTCGGCTACCCGGCGACCAAGATGGATGCGCATGTCGAAAGCTACAAGGCGATCCGCCGGCTGCCCCGTCTTTTCCGCGAGGTGGCGGCGCTCAAGAAAGCGGTTTCCAAGCCGGGCGGGGATGGGTAA
- a CDS encoding acyl carrier protein, whose amino-acid sequence MSVKDRVIAIIAEQAMLEPSDVTMDSTLEDLGIDSLGLVESIFAIEEEFDISVPFNANEPGESDFDISSVATIVAGIEKLIAEQKT is encoded by the coding sequence ATGAGTGTGAAGGACCGGGTCATCGCGATCATCGCCGAACAGGCGATGCTGGAGCCGTCGGACGTGACGATGGACAGCACGCTGGAGGATCTGGGGATCGACAGCCTCGGCCTTGTCGAGAGCATCTTCGCCATCGAGGAAGAGTTCGACATCTCCGTTCCGTTCAACGCGAACGAGCCGGGCGAGAGCGACTTCGACATCTCCTCGGTCGCGACCATCGTCGCCGGCATTGAAAAGCTGATCGCCGAGCAGAAGACGTGA
- a CDS encoding beta-ketoacyl-[acyl-carrier-protein] synthase family protein, translated as MKRVVITGAGTINALGPDVPTTLEAMREGRCGISPLEFRDVERLSIRIGGQVTGYDPTAYFNRQQMSLYDRFTQFALLAAREAVAQSGLSFKGELGDASGVVLGTSGGGLTTQDENYRSVYEEGKNRVHPFVVPKLMNNAAASHVSMEMNLRGPTFTVATACASSNHAMGLAFQMVRSGACPVMLTGGSESMLCFGGVKAWEGLRVMSRDACRPFSANRNGMVQGEGAGVYVFEDYDHARARGADILAEVVGFAMTSDASDIVMPSKQGAARAITGALRDGRIDAEDVGYINAHGTGTAANDKTECAAVADALGSQADRVMISSTKAMHGHCIGGTGAVELLACIMALRDGVIAPTIGYEEPDPECALDVVPNTAREADVSVVLSNAFAFGGLNAVLALRKA; from the coding sequence GTGAAACGGGTCGTCATCACCGGCGCGGGCACCATCAACGCGCTGGGACCGGACGTGCCGACGACGCTCGAGGCCATGCGTGAGGGCCGCTGCGGCATCTCTCCGCTGGAGTTCCGCGATGTCGAACGGCTCTCGATCCGGATCGGCGGGCAGGTGACGGGCTACGATCCGACGGCCTACTTCAACCGCCAGCAGATGTCGCTGTATGACCGCTTTACCCAGTTCGCGCTGCTTGCCGCGCGCGAGGCGGTGGCGCAGTCGGGGCTGTCGTTCAAGGGCGAGCTCGGGGATGCCTCGGGCGTGGTGCTCGGCACCTCCGGAGGCGGGCTCACGACGCAGGACGAGAATTACCGCTCGGTCTACGAAGAGGGAAAGAACCGCGTTCATCCCTTCGTTGTGCCGAAGCTGATGAACAATGCCGCCGCAAGCCATGTCAGCATGGAGATGAACCTGCGCGGCCCCACCTTCACGGTCGCGACGGCCTGCGCGTCCTCCAACCATGCCATGGGGCTCGCCTTCCAGATGGTCCGCTCGGGCGCCTGCCCGGTGATGCTGACGGGCGGGTCGGAATCCATGCTCTGCTTCGGCGGCGTGAAGGCCTGGGAAGGGCTGCGCGTCATGTCGCGCGATGCCTGCCGCCCATTCTCGGCCAACCGCAACGGCATGGTGCAGGGCGAGGGGGCGGGCGTCTACGTCTTCGAGGACTACGACCACGCCCGCGCGCGCGGCGCGGACATTCTTGCCGAAGTGGTCGGGTTCGCCATGACCTCGGATGCCTCGGACATCGTGATGCCCTCGAAACAGGGCGCGGCACGGGCGATCACCGGCGCGCTGCGCGACGGCCGGATCGACGCCGAGGACGTGGGTTACATCAACGCTCATGGCACGGGCACCGCCGCCAATGACAAGACCGAATGCGCTGCCGTGGCCGATGCGCTCGGCAGCCAGGCCGACCGCGTGATGATTTCGTCGACCAAGGCGATGCACGGGCATTGCATCGGCGGCACCGGCGCAGTGGAACTTCTGGCCTGCATCATGGCACTGCGCGACGGCGTCATCGCTCCGACCATCGGTTACGAGGAACCGGACCCGGAGTGCGCGCTCGACGTGGTGCCGAACACCGCGCGCGAGGCGGATGTTTCGGTCGTGCTCTCGAACGCCTTTGCCTTCGGTGGCCTCAACGCGGTGCTGGCACTGCGCAAGGCCTGA